From Nicotiana tabacum cultivar K326 chromosome 20, ASM71507v2, whole genome shotgun sequence, one genomic window encodes:
- the LOC142174590 gene encoding uncharacterized protein LOC142174590, whose protein sequence is MKLAENEVPNKPNRFKRIYICFGGCKEGFKSGCRRIVGVDGCWLKGPMYGTQLSTAIGIDPNNNIFPIAYAVVEKERMESWAWFLNYLKRDLEIDDDYTWTFMSDKQKGLIEAFNEVLPFVSHRFCVRHLHNNFKRAGFSGISLKNALWKAARASTEKWFNTCMVEIFDLDSEAANWFRDKLPSEWSKSHFSENAKSDILRNNMCESFNGMILEARDKPIITLLEKIRYLFMARMQANRDKAARWDIGDICPRIKDILHKNQAGAAEFIPRKSNEWNYEIIGASIHDKWVVDLLNKICSFRKWDLTGIPCKHVIAAIWAKKMRLIPMFMIAIRWKHIEGSMTLLFFL, encoded by the coding sequence ATGAAGTTGGCTGAAAATGAGGTTCCTAACAAACCTAATAGATTTAAGAGAATCTATATTTGCTTTGGAGGTTGTAAGGAAGGTTTCAAGAGTGGTTGTAGAAGGATAGTTGGAGTAGATGGTTGTTGGCTTAAAGGTCCAATGTATGGGACTCAGTTATCAACAGCTATTGGAATTGATCCTAATAATAATATCTTTCCAATAGCATATGCAGTTGTGGAGAAGGAAAGAATGGAGTCATGGGCTTGGTTTCTGAATTATTTGAAGCGTGACTTAGAGATTGATGATGATTATACTTGGACTTTTATGTCAGATAAACAAAAAGGTTTGATTGAAGCATTTAATGAGGTGTTGCCATTTGTTAGTCATAGATTTTGTGTGAGGCACTTGCATAATAACTTTAAGAGGGCGGGATTTAGTGGTATCTCGTTGAAGAATGCACTTTGGAAAGCCGCAAGGGCATCAACAGAGAAGTGGTTTAATACTTGCATGGTTGAGATTTTTGATTTAGACTCTGAAGCTGCTAATTGGTTCCGAGACAAATTACCAAGTGAATGGTCTAAATCTCACTTTTCTGAAAATGCAAAATCTGATATCCTACGTAATAACATGTGTGAAAGTTTTAATGGAATGATCCTCGAAGCTAGAGACAAGCCAATAATCACTCTATTGGAAAAGATAAGGTATTTATTTATGGCTAGAATGCAGGCAAATAGAGATAAGGCTGCCAGGTGGGATATTGGTGATATATGTCCTAGGATTAAGGATATATTGCATAAAAATCAAGCGGGTGCTGCGGAGTTCATTCCTAGAAAATCTAATGAGTGGAACTACGAGATTATAGGGGCAAGCATACATGATAAGTGGGTTGTTGACTTGCTAAACAAAATATGCAGTTTTAGGAAATGGGATCTGACAGGAATTCCTTGCAAGCATGTCATTGCTGCAATTTGGGCTAAAAAGATGAGATTAATTCCTATGTTCATGATTGCTATAAGGTGGAAACATATAGAAGGGTCTATGACTTTGCTATTCTTCCTATGA